AGGTGGGCGACGACGTCTACGGCGAAGACCCCACCATCAACCGCCTGGAGCAGCGCGCCGCCGAGATCTTCGGCCGCGAGGCCGCCATCTTCGTGCCCAGCGGCACCATGGGCAACCAGATCGCCATCAAGATCCACACCCGTCCCGGCCAGGAGGTGCTGTGCGAGGAGCGCGCCCACATCCTGGACTATGAAATGGCCATGCTGGCGCACTTCTCCGGTTGCGTGGCGCGGCCGGTGCGCGGCGAGGACGGCATCCTGCGCTGGGCCGACCTCAAGCCTCGCATCCGCCCCAAGACCTACTACGTGGCCCAGACCGGCCTGGTGGCGCTGGAGAACACGCACAACATGGCCGGGGGAACGGTCTACCCGCAGGCGGTGGCCGACGAGATCTGCGAGGGCGCGCACGACGCCGGCCTGCCCGTCCACCTCGACGGGGCGCGGGTCTTCAACGCTGCCACCGCCCTGGGCAAGCCCGTCGCCGAGATCACCCGCAAGTTCGATTCCGTGATGTTCTGCCTCTCCAAGGGCCTGGGCGCGCCGGTGGGGTCGCTGCTGGTGGGCAGCCGCAAGTTCATCGATCAGGCGCGGGTCTATAGAAAGTCGCTGGGCGGAGGCATGCGCCAAGCCGGCATCCTGGCCGCCGCGGGGCTCATCGCCCTGGAGAAGATGCCGGCGCGCCTGCAAGAGGACCACGCCAATGCCAGGTTCCTGGCCGAAGGCCTGGCCAGGGTCCCGAGCATCCAGATCCATGCCGGCAAGGTGGCCACCAACATCGTGATCTTCGACATCAGCGGCACGGGCATGACCTCCGCCGAACTGTCGCGGCGGCTGGGGGAGCGCAACATCCTGGCCAACGGCATCAGCCCCGAGGCCATGCGCATGGTCACGCACATGGACGTGGACCGCGGCGGCTGCGAGCGCGCCCTGCAGGTCCTGCGAGAGATCTGTAGGAAGTAACCGAGTCGGAAGAAGGGAAGCCGGCAACAACCGAAGATGGCCATTCGCCTCGAACATTCCGTCACCGCCAAGTGCCGCCCCGAGCACGTCTGGGAGAAGTTCCAGAAGCTGGAAGAGTGGTCCTGGTGGAACGCCTGCATCGGTCAGTCCAAGTGGCTGCAGGGCGAGCCCTGGAAGAAGGGCAGCCGCTTCCAGTTGGAGTTCGTGCGCCCGCGCAGCCTGAAGGTGCAGCCGGTCGTCCTGGAGGCAGAGGCGCCGGCCAAGGTCGCCTGGGTGGGCAAGGCCAAGGGCGTCACCGGCGAGCACTGGTTCAGCTTCGAATTGCAGCCCGACGGCTCGACCACCGTGCTCAAGACCTGGGAGGACTTTTCCGGCCCGGGCACGCTCTTGCTGGGTGAGGGCGTCAAGAAAGACATCGTGAAGATGTATGCCGACTGGCTCGACGCCCTGAAGGCGGAGGCCGAGAAGATCGCGCGCGAGCAGCACGCGCGCTCCTGAGGAGCCGACCATGAAGATCGAGATCCGCCGCTGCTTCACCTGACTGGACCTGATCGCTCAGGCGGGCCGCCTGAAACGAGCGCTGCGCGACGCCTTCGGCGTGAAGCCGGAGATGCATTTCGCGGGGAGGGGAGTGCTCGACGTGCTGGTGGACGGCAAGCTCATCTTCTCTCACCAGCAGGAGAACCGCCCCGCCGACCCCGACGACATCGTGCGCCGGGTCCGCGCGCTGGGCACAGCCTAGGCAACCGCGAAATCGAGGAGCCGTCTTGGACTTCCAACTGAACGAAGAGCAGCAGCAGTTGCGCAAGAGCGTGCGCCAGTTCGCCGAGCGCGAGATCCTGCCTCACGTTATGGAGTGGGACGAGGCCTCCCACTTCCCCCTGGAGACCATCAAGGAGCTGGGCAAACTGGGGCTGATGGGCGTGATCTTCCCGTCGGAGTACGGCGGCGCCGGCATGGGGTACATCGAGTACGTCACCGCCATCGAGGAGCTCTCGCGGGTGGACGGCTCGGTGGGCATCATCGTGGCCGGGCACACCTCGCTGTGCTCCAACCACATCTGGATCGCGGGCAGCGAGGAGCAGAAGCGCAAGTACATTCCCAAGCTGGCTACCGGCGAGTTCATCGGCGCATGGGGGCTGACCGAACCCGGCTCGGGTTCCGACGCCGGCAGCGCCCGCATGACGGCCGTCCGCAAGAAAGACTGCTGGGTGCTCAACGGCACCAAGACCTTCATCACCAACGGCCACTACGCCGACGTGGTGGTCGCGATCGCCGTGACCGACAAGACCGCGCATACCCACGGCCTCTCCGCCTTCGTGGTGGAGAAGGGGACCAAGGGCTTCCGCGCGGGCAAGAAGGAGAACAAGCTGGGCCTGCGCGCCAGCGACACCTCCGAACTCATCTTCGAGGATTGCTCGATCCCGCTGGGCAACCTGCTGGGCAAGGAGGGCGACGGCTTCGTGGACGCCATGCGCGTGCTCGACGGCGGGCGCATCTCCATCGCCGCCCTCGGCCTGGGCATGGCCCAGGGCGCCTTCGAGGCGGCGCTCAAGTACTCCAAGCAGCGGCAGCAGTTCGGTAAGCCCATCAGCGACTTCCAGGCCATCCAGTGGAAACTGGCCGACATGGCCACCGAGCTGGAGGCCGCGCGCCTGCTCACCTACAACGCCGCCGCCCGCAAGGACGCCGGGCTGAAGACCACCCAGGAGTCCTCCATGGCCAAGCTCTACGCCAGCGAGGTGGCGGTACGCTGCGCCAACGAGGCGGTTCAGATCCACGGCGGCTACGGCTTCATCAAGGACTACCCGGCGGAGAAGTTCTACCGCGATGTGAAGCTGTGCACCATCGGCGAAGGCACCAGCGAGATCCAGCGCCTGGTCATCGCGCGCCAGTTGCTGAAGGACTAGGCACGCGTGTGCAAGGGTGACGTTTTTCTCACCCGCTCGTCTATTTGCCTGAACGCCGGTCCCACCCCATTCTGGAAAGGAACCCTATGCTGCAGGGTACGAGTGGCCTTCTGGCTTCGCGCGCGCGTGGAACCCTCCGCCTTGCCTGCGTGGTGCTACTGGCATCCGCCGCCCTGGCCCAGGAGCCGGTCATCAACCCGGCAGTTGCGACACAGTACTTCCGCGAGGCCAAGGCGCTCTCCGAAAAGGACGCCGGCGCGCTCTGGGGCGTGCGCCTCTACGGACCGACCTTGCTGGCCGATCCCGAGACCCGTGTCGTGGTCGCGAACCAGGCGGATGACGAGGGGCACCTCGAGCCGGTGGGCGAAGTTTACACAGGCAAGCTGCCGGCCGAAGTCCCCATCGCCAACACCGCCGTGCGCTGGGCGGGGGTCGAATGGACCATGATCATGTGGCCGCTACCGCGCTACCGCCAGGAGCGCCTGCGGCTGATGATGCACGAGTCCTTCCACCGCATCCAGAAGCAGATCGGACTGCCCGCCATGGACTCCGTGAACAACCACCTGGACTCGCGCGACGGCCGCGTCTGGCTGCTGCTCGAGTGGCGCGCACTGACGCGGGCGCTGTGGTCCACCGGGCCGGCGCGGCGGAAGGCCATCGAGAGTGCACTCTACTTCCGCGCCTATCGCCGCTCGCTCTTCCCCCAGGCGGCCGCGAACGAGAATGCCCTGGAGATGAACGAAGGCTTGGCGGAATACACCGGCTACGCGCTGAGCAGCGCCGCTCCGCGCGAGTTCGAGATGCGCGCCGCCCTCAACACTCAAGACGCGCAGTACCGACAGACCTTCGTTCGCTCTTTCGCCTATGTCTCCGGGCCCGTCTATGGCTGCCTGCTGGATGAGTCCAGGCTGCCCTGGAGGAAGCTGGCGAAGAAGGAAGGAGATCTGGGTGCGCTGCTGGCCCGCGCCTATGGCATTCACCTGGGACCTGTAACGAAGAGTGCTGCGGCCGAACGCGCCGCCCGCTATGACGGCGACGAGGTCTTCGCCCTGGAGGACAAGCGCGAGGCCCAGCGCCAAAAGGTGGTCGCCGAGTATCGCGCCCGCGTGATCGACGGGCCGGTACTGGTCCTGCCTCTCGGCCCCAACGTGCAATGGGGCTTCGATCCCAACAACGTTGCCGCCCTGGACGAGAACTCGACCGTCTATCCCACCCTGCACCTGCAGGACGATTGGGGAACGCTGGAGGTCTCCAAGGGTGCGCTCATGGTGCGCGAGAACGGCCACTTCGCGCGCTGCCAGGTCTCCGCGCCCAAGGACGCGGCCGCTCGCGAAGGGGAAGGCTGGAAGCTCGAACTCAAGCCGGGATGGGTTTTGGCCCCCGGCCCGCGCGCCGGGGACTTCACCGTGAAAAGGGAAGGGACGCAGTAACTCAGCCGGGTGAGGCTGTGAACGCGACCTCGTTTATACTGCTCCTTCGGGCACTCTCCGGAGAGCGATTCTGAGCCGCGACCCACAATCCTTCATCGAGCGGGTGCGAGCGGGTGATCCGCGGGCGCTGGCGCGCGCCATCAGCGCCATCGAGGACCGGCGGCCCGAGTCGCTCGACCTGCTCAAGGCGCTCTTTCCCTTCAGCGGCAAGGCGCGGCTGGTGGGGTTGACGGGCTCGCCGGGCGCGGGCAAGAGCACCCTGGTGGACCAACTGGCGCGTCTCTACCGCCAGCAGGGGCGGACGCTGGGCATCATCGCGGTCGATCCCACCAGCCCTTACACCGGCGGGGCCATCCTGGGCGACCGCATCCGCATGCAGTCGCACCACGCCGATCCCGGCATCTACATCCGCTCCATGGCCACGCGCGGCTTCCTGGGTGGACTGGCCGGCACCACCGCCGACGTGGCCACCGTGCTCGACGCCAGCGGCAAAGACCTCATCCTGATCGAGACCGTGGGCGTGGGTCAGGACGAAGTGGACATCGTGCGCTTGGCCGACATCACCATCGTCATCCTGGTGCCGGGCATGGGCGACGACGTGCAGACCATCAAGGCCGGCATCATGGAGATCGCCGACATCTTCGTCATCAACAAGAGCGACCGCGAGGGCGCGGAGCGCGTGGAGCGCGAGATCCGCGCCATGCAGGCGCTGGCCGCGCGCGCCGACAAGTGGGCGCCGCCCATCGTCAAGACCGTGGCTACCGAGGGCACCGGCGTCGCCGACCTGGCTGCCGCGATCGCCCAGTACGAGGCCTTCCTCGAGAAGAACGGCCTGCTGCTCCAGAAGAAGACCGAGAATTGGCGCCAGCGCCTGGTGGAGATGCTGCGCGAGGCCCTGCTGGCGCGCGTGCTCCAGGAGCAGATGGGCGACGGCGCCGTGGCGCGCTACGCCGCCGAGGTCGCCGAGCATCGCCGCGATCCCTATACTCTGGTGGATGAGATCGTCCAGAAGCTGGGGAAGTCCTGATGTTTTCCATCGATCATCTCGGCGTCGCGGTCAAGTCGCTGGCGGCGGCCAAGGCCTTCTACCAGCAGCTTGGGCTCACCGTCTCGGGCGAGGAGACGGTGGAACACGAGAAGGTGCGCGTGGCCATGGTGCCCATCGGCGACACCCGAATCGAATTGCTGGAAGCGACCTCGGACGACTCCCCCGTGGCCCGCTTCCTCGCCAAGCGCGGCGAGGGGCTGCACCACCTGGCGCTGCACGTTCCCGACCTGGCCGGCGTGGTGGCGCGCATGAAGCAGGCCGGTACCCGCTTCATCTCCGACGAGATCATGACCGGCGCCGGCGGACACCGCTACATCTTCGTCCACCCCTCGAGCGCGGGCGGCGTGCTGCTGGAGCTGGTCGAGGAAGAGCTGAAGAAGGCCTGACATGCTGCTGCTCGGCATCGATACCAGCGGCAAGCACGGCAGCCTGGCGCTGGCCCGCGGCGATGCCCGCAGGTTCGAGGTCCTCGAGGTCATGCCCCTCACCGGCGGCACCTTTTCGGCGCAGCTCATCCCGCAGATCGCCTCGCTGCTCAGCAAGCACGACCTGAAGAAGGAGGACGTCGACGCGATCGCGGCCGCCTCCGGGCCGGGCTCTTTCACAGGATTGCGAGTGGGCCTGGCCGCAGTCAAGGCATTGGCCGAGGTGCTCGGCAAGCCTGTCGCCATGGTCTCGCTGCTGGAGGCGGTCGCCGTCGAGTCGGGTCAGGAAGGCAAGGTGGTGGCGGCCTTGGACGCCGGCCGCAGCGAGGTCTATGCGGGAGAGTTCGAGGTGAAGGGCGGCCAGGCTGTGCTCTGCCATGAGTGCCTGTTCACCCCGGGGGAGTTCGCGGATGTCCTGCGCACCTCCGGACGGCACGCGGTGACTCCCGATGAGGCCGTAGCCCGGACCTTGAAGGAGCTGGGCGTGGCCGAGGCGGTGGTCACGGTCTCCCGCCCGCGCAGCGACGCCATCGCCCGCCTGGGCCTGCGCAAGATCCTGACGGGCCGGACCGTTACCCCAGAAGAGCTGGACGCCAACTACATCCGCCGCTCCGACGCCGAGATCTTCCAGAAGTGAACATCCGCCCCGCAGTGATCGCCGACGTCCCCGCCATGCTC
The DNA window shown above is from Terriglobales bacterium and carries:
- a CDS encoding low specificity L-threonine aldolase; this encodes VGDDVYGEDPTINRLEQRAAEIFGREAAIFVPSGTMGNQIAIKIHTRPGQEVLCEERAHILDYEMAMLAHFSGCVARPVRGEDGILRWADLKPRIRPKTYYVAQTGLVALENTHNMAGGTVYPQAVADEICEGAHDAGLPVHLDGARVFNAATALGKPVAEITRKFDSVMFCLSKGLGAPVGSLLVGSRKFIDQARVYRKSLGGGMRQAGILAAAGLIALEKMPARLQEDHANARFLAEGLARVPSIQIHAGKVATNIVIFDISGTGMTSAELSRRLGERNILANGISPEAMRMVTHMDVDRGGCERALQVLREICRK
- a CDS encoding SRPBCC family protein translates to MAIRLEHSVTAKCRPEHVWEKFQKLEEWSWWNACIGQSKWLQGEPWKKGSRFQLEFVRPRSLKVQPVVLEAEAPAKVAWVGKAKGVTGEHWFSFELQPDGSTTVLKTWEDFSGPGTLLLGEGVKKDIVKMYADWLDALKAEAEKIAREQHARS
- a CDS encoding Rdx family protein, which produces MKRALRDAFGVKPEMHFAGRGVLDVLVDGKLIFSHQQENRPADPDDIVRRVRALGTA
- a CDS encoding acyl-CoA dehydrogenase, whose translation is MDFQLNEEQQQLRKSVRQFAEREILPHVMEWDEASHFPLETIKELGKLGLMGVIFPSEYGGAGMGYIEYVTAIEELSRVDGSVGIIVAGHTSLCSNHIWIAGSEEQKRKYIPKLATGEFIGAWGLTEPGSGSDAGSARMTAVRKKDCWVLNGTKTFITNGHYADVVVAIAVTDKTAHTHGLSAFVVEKGTKGFRAGKKENKLGLRASDTSELIFEDCSIPLGNLLGKEGDGFVDAMRVLDGGRISIAALGLGMAQGAFEAALKYSKQRQQFGKPISDFQAIQWKLADMATELEAARLLTYNAAARKDAGLKTTQESSMAKLYASEVAVRCANEAVQIHGGYGFIKDYPAEKFYRDVKLCTIGEGTSEIQRLVIARQLLKD
- the meaB gene encoding methylmalonyl Co-A mutase-associated GTPase MeaB produces the protein MRAGDPRALARAISAIEDRRPESLDLLKALFPFSGKARLVGLTGSPGAGKSTLVDQLARLYRQQGRTLGIIAVDPTSPYTGGAILGDRIRMQSHHADPGIYIRSMATRGFLGGLAGTTADVATVLDASGKDLILIETVGVGQDEVDIVRLADITIVILVPGMGDDVQTIKAGIMEIADIFVINKSDREGAERVEREIRAMQALAARADKWAPPIVKTVATEGTGVADLAAAIAQYEAFLEKNGLLLQKKTENWRQRLVEMLREALLARVLQEQMGDGAVARYAAEVAEHRRDPYTLVDEIVQKLGKS
- the mce gene encoding methylmalonyl-CoA epimerase, with protein sequence MFSIDHLGVAVKSLAAAKAFYQQLGLTVSGEETVEHEKVRVAMVPIGDTRIELLEATSDDSPVARFLAKRGEGLHHLALHVPDLAGVVARMKQAGTRFISDEIMTGAGGHRYIFVHPSSAGGVLLELVEEELKKA
- the tsaB gene encoding tRNA (adenosine(37)-N6)-threonylcarbamoyltransferase complex dimerization subunit type 1 TsaB; this translates as MLLLGIDTSGKHGSLALARGDARRFEVLEVMPLTGGTFSAQLIPQIASLLSKHDLKKEDVDAIAAASGPGSFTGLRVGLAAVKALAEVLGKPVAMVSLLEAVAVESGQEGKVVAALDAGRSEVYAGEFEVKGGQAVLCHECLFTPGEFADVLRTSGRHAVTPDEAVARTLKELGVAEAVVTVSRPRSDAIARLGLRKILTGRTVTPEELDANYIRRSDAEIFQK